A single Oryctolagus cuniculus chromosome 18, mOryCun1.1, whole genome shotgun sequence DNA region contains:
- the C18H19orf47 gene encoding uncharacterized protein C19orf47 homolog isoform X9 produces MFVDNRIQKSMLLDLNKEIMNELGVTVVGDIIAILKHAKVVHRQDMCRAATESVPCSPSPLPGDIRRGASSAASRMIANSLNRDSPPGTPSRRPDTSTSNISVTVSNKMAAKSAKAAAALARREEEGLAIPTKRRRVTAEMEGKYIINMPKGTTPRTRKILEQQQAAKGLHRTSVFDRLGAETKADTTTGSKPTGVFSRLGATSELDEDVAWDSDNDSSSSVLQYAGVLKKLGRGPAKASPQPALTVKAKATSSAASTTPTLRRLSLSARPGLERKPEPLAKVSIIQRLGKAALAPEAQDSQVTSTKSPTVRCVLPDPPAPAASRRPRRRWR; encoded by the exons ATGTTTGTGGACAACAG GATCCAGAAGAGCATGCTGCTGGACCTCAACAAGGAGATCATGAACGAGCTGGGTGTGACCGTGGTGGGCGACATCATTGCCATCCTCAAGCACGCCAAGGTGGTGCACCGCCAG GACATGTGCAGAGCTGCCACTGAGTCTgtgccctgcagccccagccccctcccaggcgACATCCGCCGAGGCGCCTCCAGTG CCGCCTCCCGGATGATTGCCAACAGCCTGAACCGCGACTCCCCGCCCGGCACGCCCTCCCGGCGGCCGGACACCAGCACCTCCAACATCTCCGTCACTGTGTCCAACAAGATGGCAGCGAAGAGTGCCAAGGCCGCTG cagccctggcccgcagggaggaggagggcctgGCGATCCCCACCAAGCGGCGCCGGGTCACGGCCGAGATGGAGGGGAAGTACATCATCAACATGCCCAAGGGCACCACGCCGCGCACCCGCAAGatcctggagcagcagcaggcgGCGAAAG GGCTCCACAGGACGTCCGTGTTTGACCGCCTCGGCGCCGAGACCAAGGCAGACACGACAACAGGGAGTAAA CCCACAGGAGTCTTCAGCCGCCTGGGGGCCACCTCGGAGCTGGATGAGGACGTGGCTTGGGACAGTGACAACGACAGCAGCAGCTCTGTCTTGCAGTATGCCGGGGTCCTGAAGAagctggggcggggcccggccaaggccagtccccagccagctcTGACTGTCAAAGCCAAGGCCACCAGCTCGGCAGCGAGCACCACCCCAACGCTGCGGCGCCTGTCGCTGTCCGCACGCCCCGGACTTGAGAGGAAGCCGGAGCCCCTGGCCAAAGTCAGCATCATCCAGAGACTGGGCAAGGCCGCCCTCGCGCCGGAGGCCCAGGACAGCCAGGTCACGAGCACCAAGA GCCCGACTGTGCGCTGCGTCCTGCCTGACCCTCCTGCACCTGCGGCCTCCCGGCGGCCCCGGCGACGGTGGCGCTGA
- the C18H19orf47 gene encoding uncharacterized protein C19orf47 homolog isoform X10 — protein sequence MFVDNRIQKSMLLDLNKEIMNELGVTVVGDIIAILKHAKVVHRQDMCRAATESVPCSPSPLPGDIRRGASSAASRMIANSLNRDSPPGTPSRRPDTSTSNISVTVSNKMAAKSAKAAALARREEEGLAIPTKRRRVTAEMEGKYIINMPKGTTPRTRKILEQQQAAKGLHRTSVFDRLGAETKADTTTGSKPTGVFSRLGATSELDEDVAWDSDNDSSSSVLQYAGVLKKLGRGPAKASPQPALTVKAKATSSAASTTPTLRRLSLSARPGLERKPEPLAKVSIIQRLGKAALAPEAQDSQVTSTKSPTVRCVLPDPPAPAASRRPRRRWR from the exons ATGTTTGTGGACAACAG GATCCAGAAGAGCATGCTGCTGGACCTCAACAAGGAGATCATGAACGAGCTGGGTGTGACCGTGGTGGGCGACATCATTGCCATCCTCAAGCACGCCAAGGTGGTGCACCGCCAG GACATGTGCAGAGCTGCCACTGAGTCTgtgccctgcagccccagccccctcccaggcgACATCCGCCGAGGCGCCTCCAGTG CCGCCTCCCGGATGATTGCCAACAGCCTGAACCGCGACTCCCCGCCCGGCACGCCCTCCCGGCGGCCGGACACCAGCACCTCCAACATCTCCGTCACTGTGTCCAACAAGATGGCAGCGAAGAGTGCCAAGGCCGCTG ccctggcccgcagggaggaggagggcctgGCGATCCCCACCAAGCGGCGCCGGGTCACGGCCGAGATGGAGGGGAAGTACATCATCAACATGCCCAAGGGCACCACGCCGCGCACCCGCAAGatcctggagcagcagcaggcgGCGAAAG GGCTCCACAGGACGTCCGTGTTTGACCGCCTCGGCGCCGAGACCAAGGCAGACACGACAACAGGGAGTAAA CCCACAGGAGTCTTCAGCCGCCTGGGGGCCACCTCGGAGCTGGATGAGGACGTGGCTTGGGACAGTGACAACGACAGCAGCAGCTCTGTCTTGCAGTATGCCGGGGTCCTGAAGAagctggggcggggcccggccaaggccagtccccagccagctcTGACTGTCAAAGCCAAGGCCACCAGCTCGGCAGCGAGCACCACCCCAACGCTGCGGCGCCTGTCGCTGTCCGCACGCCCCGGACTTGAGAGGAAGCCGGAGCCCCTGGCCAAAGTCAGCATCATCCAGAGACTGGGCAAGGCCGCCCTCGCGCCGGAGGCCCAGGACAGCCAGGTCACGAGCACCAAGA GCCCGACTGTGCGCTGCGTCCTGCCTGACCCTCCTGCACCTGCGGCCTCCCGGCGGCCCCGGCGACGGTGGCGCTGA
- the C18H19orf47 gene encoding uncharacterized protein C19orf47 homolog isoform X11, with the protein MCRAATESVPCSPSPLPGDIRRGASSAASRMIANSLNRDSPPGTPSRRPDTSTSNISVTVSNKMAAKSAKAAAALARREEEGLAIPTKRRRVTAEMEGKYIINMPKGTTPRTRKILEQQQAAKGLHRTSVFDRLGAETKADTTTGSKPTGVFSRLGATSELDEDVAWDSDNDSSSSVLQYAGVLKKLGRGPAKASPQPALTVKAKATSSAASTTPTLRRLSLSARPGLERKPEPLAKVSIIQRLGKAALAPEAQDSQVTSTKSKSSAEVKVTIKRTLVGPRSSGSSEGLGAQMDHAGSVSVFKRLGRRTF; encoded by the exons ATGTGCAGAGCTGCCACTGAGTCTgtgccctgcagccccagccccctcccaggcgACATCCGCCGAGGCGCCTCCAGTG CCGCCTCCCGGATGATTGCCAACAGCCTGAACCGCGACTCCCCGCCCGGCACGCCCTCCCGGCGGCCGGACACCAGCACCTCCAACATCTCCGTCACTGTGTCCAACAAGATGGCAGCGAAGAGTGCCAAGGCCGCTG cagccctggcccgcagggaggaggagggcctgGCGATCCCCACCAAGCGGCGCCGGGTCACGGCCGAGATGGAGGGGAAGTACATCATCAACATGCCCAAGGGCACCACGCCGCGCACCCGCAAGatcctggagcagcagcaggcgGCGAAAG GGCTCCACAGGACGTCCGTGTTTGACCGCCTCGGCGCCGAGACCAAGGCAGACACGACAACAGGGAGTAAA CCCACAGGAGTCTTCAGCCGCCTGGGGGCCACCTCGGAGCTGGATGAGGACGTGGCTTGGGACAGTGACAACGACAGCAGCAGCTCTGTCTTGCAGTATGCCGGGGTCCTGAAGAagctggggcggggcccggccaaggccagtccccagccagctcTGACTGTCAAAGCCAAGGCCACCAGCTCGGCAGCGAGCACCACCCCAACGCTGCGGCGCCTGTCGCTGTCCGCACGCCCCGGACTTGAGAGGAAGCCGGAGCCCCTGGCCAAAGTCAGCATCATCCAGAGACTGGGCAAGGCCGCCCTCGCGCCGGAGGCCCAGGACAGCCAGGTCACGAGCACCAAGAGTAAGTCCTCCGCCGAAGTCAAGGTCACCATTAAGAGGACTCTGGTGGGGCCCCGGAGCAGCGGCTCCAGTGAGGGCCTTGGTGCCCAGATGGATCACGCCGGCAGCGTGAGCGTGTTCAAAAGACTGGGCCGCCGGACCTTCTAG